In Aquiflexum balticum DSM 16537, a single genomic region encodes these proteins:
- a CDS encoding DUF6965 family protein → MKFQNLKNIFLPLLYPPIPLRLINALLFKNPHLFVESHLSTIKANSDKINYNVYLDRLINFKKCIENFT, encoded by the coding sequence ATGAAATTTCAGAACTTGAAAAATATTTTTCTACCACTATTATACCCACCTATCCCATTAAGATTAATCAATGCACTACTATTCAAAAACCCTCACCTTTTTGTTGAAAGCCATTTATCAACCATAAAAGCGAATAGTGACAAAATCAATTATAATGTTTATTTGGATAGATTAATCAATTTCAAAAAATGTATTGAAAATTTTACTTAG
- a CDS encoding terminase small subunit — protein sequence MKKYISIKGEEFEFTDKEFQFANFYLGEARFNATEAAKLAGYSEKTARQQGSKMLTKVNIEKYIQWKASKILEDLEVNQERILKEIVAIAFSDVTELFNDDWTLKPLNEVSLEKVKALDILIKEESKFEVKTKSISINMDSKMKALAILWDFVKNQPK from the coding sequence ATGAAAAAATATATTTCCATAAAGGGTGAAGAATTCGAGTTTACAGATAAGGAATTTCAATTTGCTAATTTTTATCTCGGAGAAGCACGCTTTAATGCTACAGAGGCCGCAAAACTTGCAGGATATAGTGAGAAAACAGCAAGACAACAGGGTTCAAAAATGTTGACAAAAGTTAACATTGAAAAATACATTCAGTGGAAGGCATCTAAAATACTAGAAGACCTTGAAGTCAATCAAGAACGAATACTGAAAGAGATAGTGGCAATTGCCTTTTCTGACGTAACTGAGTTATTTAATGATGATTGGACTTTAAAGCCTCTTAATGAAGTTTCACTAGAAAAAGTTAAAGCACTTGACATCCTGATAAAAGAGGAGAGCAAATTTGAAGTAAAAACGAAATCAATTTCAATCAATATGGATAGCAAGATGAAAGCTCTAGCAATTCTTTGGGATTTTGTGAAAAATCAACCAAAATAG
- a CDS encoding polysaccharide deacetylase family protein encodes MMIHHVPSLIPKIFPQFVWHLDRKESKIFLTFDDGPVPGTTDFVLNELAKRDMKATFFMVGDNIKKHPDLAKEVHLAGNAVGNHTMHHLNGFKTPLNQYLEDIHNCQSQIQQTLSVSTLLFRPPYGRITKKQFHAISPNFKVIMWDVLTGDFDPNQSAEECLKKAKKHSKNGSVVVFHDQQRTASIIRKVLSQYLDFIQDQGFKTALL; translated from the coding sequence ATGATGATTCATCATGTTCCTTCTCTAATTCCAAAAATATTTCCCCAGTTTGTATGGCATTTGGATAGGAAGGAGAGTAAAATCTTTTTAACATTTGATGACGGCCCTGTTCCCGGAACAACGGATTTTGTCCTGAATGAATTGGCAAAAAGGGATATGAAAGCAACCTTTTTTATGGTAGGGGATAATATTAAAAAGCATCCGGACTTGGCCAAAGAGGTCCACTTAGCCGGTAATGCAGTAGGCAATCATACCATGCACCACCTAAACGGATTTAAAACCCCCCTTAATCAATATCTTGAGGATATTCATAACTGCCAATCCCAAATTCAGCAGACTTTGTCAGTGAGCACACTTTTGTTCAGGCCTCCTTATGGGAGAATTACCAAAAAACAATTTCATGCTATATCCCCTAATTTCAAGGTAATCATGTGGGATGTTTTGACCGGAGACTTTGATCCAAATCAAAGTGCTGAGGAATGCTTGAAAAAAGCAAAAAAACACAGTAAAAACGGTTCGGTGGTAGTGTTTCATGATCAGCAAAGGACAGCAAGCATAATCAGGAAAGTATTGTCCCAATATTTGGATTTCATCCAAGATCAAGGATTCAAAACAGCCCTGCTATGA
- a CDS encoding glycosyltransferase: MILALILTITVLLIIQDTALWILLKTNFKHFGKSGILEYPRVSILIPSRNEEKNLPECLASLSKLNYPLDKLQVILGDDRSIDSTRAILEAYVDQHPETLLLDIKECDTRKMNGKANALSQMAKKATGEVLLFTDADCIVPENYVTAMVAAWQRTGAGIITGITHVSGDGFFDKMQAMDWWLTLGMVKVISDVGFSVTSMGNNMLISKNAYQSVGGFEGIPFSLTEDFEIAKHILAKGFTSFHLVGKENLISTKPQKKISDLLKQRKRWMAGAMDLPIFWKLLLGLQVLFFPGIVFLLFSYPLMGVLLWICKVAIQSLFITAFASKTAVKINPIDLILFEIYYMFAAWSTIVYYFWPAQTDWKGRRY; this comes from the coding sequence ATGATCCTGGCTTTGATTTTGACAATCACAGTTCTTTTGATTATCCAGGATACTGCTCTTTGGATCCTTTTGAAAACCAATTTCAAACACTTTGGCAAAAGCGGGATTTTAGAATATCCCAGGGTCAGTATTTTGATTCCTAGCCGGAATGAAGAAAAAAACTTACCCGAATGCCTTGCTTCATTGAGCAAGCTGAATTACCCATTGGATAAACTACAAGTGATCTTGGGAGATGACAGAAGCATAGACAGTACCCGTGCAATTTTGGAAGCTTATGTTGATCAACATCCTGAAACCTTATTGCTTGATATCAAAGAGTGCGATACCCGGAAAATGAACGGCAAAGCAAACGCCTTGTCCCAAATGGCAAAAAAAGCCACGGGGGAAGTGCTCCTGTTTACTGATGCGGATTGTATAGTTCCGGAAAATTATGTGACAGCCATGGTTGCTGCCTGGCAAAGAACAGGTGCAGGGATTATTACGGGAATTACACATGTTTCAGGGGATGGATTTTTTGATAAAATGCAGGCCATGGATTGGTGGCTGACTTTGGGGATGGTCAAAGTGATCAGCGATGTGGGTTTTTCTGTGACTTCCATGGGTAACAATATGCTGATTTCAAAAAATGCCTATCAGTCAGTGGGTGGATTTGAAGGCATTCCGTTTTCTTTGACTGAGGACTTTGAAATTGCAAAGCATATACTGGCTAAAGGATTCACATCATTTCACTTAGTTGGAAAGGAGAATCTTATTTCTACAAAACCTCAAAAGAAAATCTCCGACCTTCTAAAACAAAGAAAACGCTGGATGGCAGGTGCTATGGATTTGCCAATATTTTGGAAATTACTTTTGGGACTACAGGTGCTTTTTTTTCCGGGCATCGTTTTTTTGCTTTTTTCCTATCCTTTAATGGGGGTTTTGTTGTGGATCTGCAAAGTGGCAATTCAAAGCCTTTTTATAACTGCTTTTGCTTCCAAAACAGCAGTGAAGATAAATCCAATTGACCTGATACTTTTTGAAATATATTATATGTTTGCCGCATGGTCCACGATAGTTTATTATTTTTGGCCTGCTCAAACTGATTGGAAGGGGAGGAGGTATTGA
- a CDS encoding TatD family hydrolase, protein MKYTDTHAHIYSKKYDDDRSDVIRVSAENGVEKIYMPNIDVESIDAMLEAELKYPGVCIPMMGLHPCDVKKDFEKQLYVMEEWIENREFAAIGETGLDLYWDKTFFEQQKEALRIQITWAKKKKWPIVLHCRESMDETIAIIKEEKTDDLKGIFHCFSGTIEQAKQIIELGFLLGIGGVSTYKNGGLDQILPELGLEHVVLETDGPYLAPVPYRGKRNSPEYIPIIAERIGVLAESSLEKVSEITQRNTKKIFNHFNL, encoded by the coding sequence ATGAAATATACCGATACCCATGCCCACATCTATTCCAAAAAATATGATGATGACAGGTCAGATGTGATCAGGGTTTCGGCTGAAAATGGGGTAGAGAAAATATATATGCCCAATATTGATGTGGAATCCATCGATGCGATGCTGGAAGCGGAACTGAAATATCCGGGGGTCTGTATTCCCATGATGGGACTTCATCCCTGCGATGTAAAAAAGGACTTTGAGAAGCAGCTGTATGTAATGGAGGAGTGGATCGAAAATCGGGAATTTGCCGCTATTGGTGAAACAGGTTTGGACCTGTATTGGGACAAGACCTTTTTTGAGCAACAAAAGGAGGCTTTGAGAATTCAGATCACCTGGGCAAAGAAAAAAAAGTGGCCCATTGTCCTGCATTGCCGGGAATCTATGGATGAAACCATAGCCATCATTAAAGAAGAGAAAACCGATGACTTAAAAGGGATTTTCCACTGCTTCTCTGGTACTATTGAGCAAGCCAAACAAATCATTGAATTGGGATTTCTTTTGGGGATAGGGGGTGTTTCTACTTATAAAAATGGAGGATTGGATCAGATATTGCCTGAATTGGGCTTGGAGCATGTTGTTCTGGAAACTGATGGGCCCTACCTTGCTCCGGTACCTTATAGGGGTAAAAGAAACTCCCCTGAATATATTCCAATCATTGCTGAAAGAATAGGAGTGCTTGCAGAAAGCAGTTTGGAAAAGGTGTCCGAAATCACCCAAAGAAACACAAAAAAGATTTTTAATCATTTTAATCTATGA
- a CDS encoding DUF6371 domain-containing protein has product MSDHKYILEPYKGMNTRHRCPSCLQRDKTFSVYIDTETGEPIHPTVGRCNRESKCGYHYTPKQYFEDKGVSIETSQPKKYKPKADTPPPKPVSFIPIEIFKASLKAHETNHFVQFLFSLFGFEVASQLVIRYFIATSKHWKGATVFWQIDIKGQVRTGKIMLYNPNTGRRVKEPFSHISWAHKALKQPEFELKQCLFGEHLLIDKTKPVAIVESEKTAIIASVYLPQFIWVAVGSITNLNAEKCSVLKGRIVALFPDLNGFNKWSSKAKELSTVANFIVSDLLERNATEEERNQGLDLADYLTRFKYHDFTLAKPEALEFPSLVQPNVQAENIIKSEPASYCPKTELRKA; this is encoded by the coding sequence ATGAGCGATCATAAATACATTTTAGAACCATACAAGGGAATGAATACTCGTCACCGATGCCCCAGTTGCCTGCAAAGGGATAAAACGTTTTCGGTTTACATTGATACAGAAACAGGCGAACCCATACACCCTACCGTTGGCAGATGCAACCGTGAAAGCAAATGCGGTTACCATTACACCCCGAAACAATATTTTGAGGATAAAGGTGTTTCAATTGAGACAAGTCAGCCCAAAAAATACAAGCCGAAAGCCGATACACCTCCTCCGAAGCCCGTTTCATTTATTCCCATCGAGATATTTAAAGCCAGTCTTAAAGCACATGAAACAAACCACTTTGTACAGTTCCTTTTTAGCCTATTCGGGTTTGAGGTTGCCAGCCAACTGGTAATCCGATACTTTATTGCCACCTCAAAACATTGGAAAGGTGCAACTGTATTTTGGCAGATAGATATAAAGGGCCAAGTGAGAACTGGGAAAATTATGCTCTACAATCCCAATACAGGAAGAAGAGTAAAAGAACCATTCAGTCATATCAGCTGGGCGCATAAAGCCCTTAAACAGCCGGAATTTGAATTAAAACAATGTTTGTTTGGAGAACATTTACTGATAGATAAAACAAAACCTGTCGCTATAGTTGAGAGTGAAAAAACCGCAATAATTGCCAGTGTGTATTTGCCCCAGTTTATTTGGGTTGCAGTTGGCAGCATTACTAACCTGAATGCTGAAAAGTGCAGCGTATTAAAGGGGCGAATTGTCGCACTATTTCCCGACCTCAACGGGTTTAATAAATGGAGTAGTAAGGCCAAGGAACTTTCAACTGTTGCCAATTTTATAGTTTCTGATTTATTGGAACGGAATGCCACTGAAGAAGAAAGGAACCAAGGGCTTGATCTTGCTGACTATTTAACAAGGTTTAAATACCACGATTTTACACTAGCTAAACCTGAAGCCCTAGAATTTCCTTCATTGGTTCAACCAAATGTTCAGGCGGAAAATATAATAAAATCTGAACCTGCTAGTTATTGCCCTAAAACGGAACTAAGAAAAGCCTAA
- a CDS encoding PP2C family protein-serine/threonine phosphatase, which yields MAIQTVKYQKKELELKALLEITQAINENKSATVLLNIFKFTCLVHLNIRSILLYMIDQDRFQLKISHGTKGLVPDHILEERVSYSKDSEELHIELDSGYSFSELESYLPVYHKERMLAILFLKKKDEQEDLDLNFTQALTNIMVVALENKRFAKRQLEQERLKREVEIASNVQRMLFPAILPQTAKLKAKVTYIPHSTVGGDYYDLIKKSDDEVFFCIADVSGKGMPAALLMSNFQAALRTLLRSSSDMKMIVEQLNYTIYDNTKGERFITFFLGYCNYKKRELIYVNAGHNPPVLCWEGEQRSEMLGAGTTILGAFEQLPFLEIGKREHLKGFSIHLYTDGLTESFNNQEEEYGDERFHQFVKSQLCVEPNKFHKLFFEELKSYTEGVEQGDDITLLSIKFQ from the coding sequence TTGGCCATACAGACTGTCAAGTATCAAAAAAAAGAACTGGAGCTCAAAGCGCTCTTGGAGATTACCCAGGCGATTAATGAAAATAAATCGGCGACGGTACTTCTCAATATTTTTAAATTCACCTGTTTGGTACATTTAAATATCCGCTCGATTCTTTTGTATATGATCGATCAGGATAGATTTCAATTAAAAATCAGTCACGGAACCAAAGGCTTGGTCCCGGACCACATTCTGGAAGAAAGGGTCAGCTATAGTAAGGACTCTGAAGAATTGCATATTGAATTGGACTCGGGGTACTCATTTTCTGAGTTGGAAAGTTATCTGCCGGTTTACCATAAGGAAAGGATGCTGGCAATTCTTTTTTTGAAAAAGAAAGATGAACAGGAAGACCTTGATTTAAATTTCACACAGGCATTGACCAATATTATGGTCGTTGCATTGGAAAACAAAAGATTTGCCAAGAGACAACTGGAGCAGGAAAGGCTGAAGCGGGAAGTAGAGATAGCCTCCAATGTGCAAAGGATGCTTTTCCCTGCAATTCTTCCACAAACTGCCAAGCTAAAAGCAAAAGTAACCTATATACCACACTCCACAGTAGGGGGGGATTATTATGACCTGATCAAAAAATCAGATGATGAGGTATTTTTCTGCATTGCTGACGTATCTGGAAAAGGAATGCCGGCGGCTCTATTGATGTCGAATTTTCAGGCCGCTTTAAGGACTTTGTTGCGAAGCTCCTCTGATATGAAAATGATTGTGGAGCAATTGAATTATACCATTTATGATAATACCAAAGGAGAAAGATTCATCACATTCTTTTTGGGATACTGCAATTATAAAAAGAGGGAATTAATTTATGTGAATGCAGGTCATAACCCACCTGTTTTGTGCTGGGAAGGTGAGCAAAGGAGTGAGATGTTAGGGGCAGGCACTACGATATTGGGAGCTTTTGAACAATTGCCATTTCTGGAAATAGGAAAGCGGGAGCATCTCAAAGGTTTTTCCATTCATTTGTATACTGATGGTCTCACCGAAAGTTTTAACAACCAGGAAGAAGAATATGGAGATGAGCGTTTTCACCAATTTGTAAAAAGCCAGCTTTGTGTGGAGCCAAATAAGTTTCATAAATTGTTTTTTGAAGAATTGAAAAGTTACACCGAGGGAGTGGAACAAGGAGATGACATCACTTTATTAAGCATCAAATTCCAATAG
- a CDS encoding asparaginase, which produces MNYKIVRLNTGAKNDIAASVLIIYTGGTLGMAYDASGALVPFNFGQILEKIPNLTNMNVAITVISFPEPIDSSNVNMQHWVDMGYIIYENYDTYDGFVILHGTDTMAYSASMLSYMLRGLSKPVVFTGAQLPISAMRSDARENLMTALEIATAKANGNPVVPEVCIFFNHMLLRGNRSKKVQSVHFDAFESENYPALAEAGIIIDYNYAAIKTYEEGKKLKYYNKLDNRVMILKLFPGITSKILDSCFDIEDMRGVVLETYGSGNSPSESWFINSLEKAVKKGIIILNVSQCNGGRVIQGRYQTSKDLKKIGVLSGGDITTEAAVTKMMFLLANETDDTEIRRKLVTPMIGEMSLTG; this is translated from the coding sequence ATGAATTACAAAATAGTCCGGCTCAATACCGGTGCAAAAAATGATATCGCGGCATCTGTTTTAATTATTTATACAGGGGGCACACTAGGTATGGCCTATGATGCTTCCGGTGCTTTAGTCCCTTTCAATTTTGGTCAGATTTTGGAAAAAATCCCCAACCTGACCAATATGAACGTAGCTATTACAGTCATCTCCTTTCCTGAACCCATAGATTCGTCCAACGTAAACATGCAGCATTGGGTGGATATGGGCTATATTATCTATGAAAATTATGATACCTATGATGGTTTTGTAATTCTTCATGGGACGGATACGATGGCTTACTCTGCGTCCATGTTGAGTTATATGCTTAGAGGATTGAGTAAACCTGTGGTATTTACCGGGGCTCAATTACCCATTTCAGCCATGCGCTCTGATGCCCGTGAAAACTTGATGACTGCACTTGAAATTGCTACTGCTAAAGCAAATGGCAATCCTGTTGTACCAGAGGTATGCATATTTTTCAATCATATGCTATTGAGGGGAAATAGGTCCAAGAAAGTCCAAAGTGTTCATTTTGATGCATTTGAATCCGAAAATTATCCTGCTTTGGCAGAGGCAGGAATTATCATCGATTATAATTACGCAGCCATCAAAACTTATGAAGAAGGGAAAAAGCTTAAATACTACAATAAGCTTGACAACAGGGTGATGATTTTAAAACTTTTTCCGGGTATCACTTCCAAGATTCTTGATTCCTGTTTTGATATTGAAGATATGCGGGGGGTTGTGCTTGAAACCTATGGTTCAGGAAATAGCCCAAGTGAATCCTGGTTTATAAATTCGTTAGAAAAAGCTGTTAAAAAGGGAATAATCATCCTGAATGTTTCCCAATGCAATGGAGGAAGGGTAATTCAGGGAAGATATCAGACAAGTAAAGATCTTAAAAAAATAGGTGTTCTGAGTGGAGGGGATATTACCACAGAAGCTGCGGTTACCAAAATGATGTTTTTGTTGGCCAACGAGACAGATGATACTGAAATCAGAAGGAAATTGGTGACCCCGATGATCGGTGAAATGTCGCTGACTGGTTAG
- a CDS encoding helix-turn-helix transcriptional regulator, with protein MDNPTVLFTIPLHRLKVEMQGWFKEILNQKDSELMKSKEGLILDTDQLMEKLGVTRPTLSKWRKEGRIPFIQVGSVVRYDLDKVLEVLENKKRRSK; from the coding sequence ATGGACAATCCAACAGTTCTATTCACCATCCCATTGCACAGATTAAAAGTTGAAATGCAAGGATGGTTCAAGGAGATCTTGAATCAAAAAGATTCAGAGTTAATGAAATCAAAAGAAGGATTAATTCTAGACACCGATCAACTAATGGAAAAGCTGGGAGTTACCCGGCCAACACTTTCAAAGTGGAGGAAAGAAGGGAGGATCCCTTTTATTCAAGTTGGGTCTGTGGTCCGATATGACCTGGACAAAGTATTGGAGGTATTGGAAAACAAAAAAAGGAGGTCTAAATGA
- a CDS encoding toxin-antitoxin system YwqK family antitoxin, translated as MKQFVFISIFSFFLDLICFGQNLKLLDLTILSSKKNWEDVNQSLISKGWTYYDSEKGSSIKYNTITWTFNKDRYSDKSQGWFYLFTYEGLPNKISYSFFNDDTYLSIQNSISSAGFELVKSDIENNEVISTYQNSIYTLKISTSRQKDDGWSDVSLTAYNITLTNKAGIYDNENGKKTDYYPNGQIKAEYSLLNGEINGEIKFYKPNGKIDKVSTLINGIENGPFKEFDEEGNLVAEYSMSNGKIEGKFIVYEQGKISHSFNYENDLKNGQYIEYYYNKDNGNLRGRLIGDYKNDKKNGSWRLLVLGDDMENLLKFENFTDGVLNGAFQKPDRDSLKIGSYKDNKFHGEYKVYLDTKGSLYGGVFETDISKLTLVKEGYFNHGLKSGNWKYYDLAGTLVNEGKYVNGERSGEWIERYSYNLENEPIYYFQKGHYLRGKREGKWIQFKTESNLEEIFNYKNGELDGEYLTLNHFSNNQHKGIYSNGKLKELSIYDSLGITLYTKYEIYEEKLDSFRCRKTDFTKDGSISQVYSLKKDKEFDHFWFYFNYLLTMRNKDNNERNGFKDGEFKLINNFNQPVIIGNYYKKDRIGLWTFFYYDQNVKIESYFEKDLKIEEKYLKLNGELFSGDFTFINKEDGINEIRKIKAGLRNGKTIFIDVKSNQTIKKETYKEGKLLLEMK; from the coding sequence ATGAAACAATTTGTATTTATATCTATATTCTCATTCTTCTTAGATTTAATTTGTTTTGGACAAAACTTGAAATTATTGGACTTAACAATTCTATCCTCAAAAAAAAATTGGGAAGATGTTAATCAAAGTCTAATATCCAAAGGCTGGACTTATTATGACTCAGAGAAAGGAAGTTCCATTAAATACAATACAATAACCTGGACCTTTAATAAAGATCGTTATAGCGATAAATCCCAAGGATGGTTTTATTTGTTTACTTATGAAGGTTTACCGAATAAAATATCTTATTCTTTTTTCAACGATGATACCTACTTATCAATTCAAAACTCGATTTCCTCAGCTGGGTTTGAACTTGTAAAAAGTGATATTGAGAATAATGAAGTTATTTCGACATATCAAAATTCTATATATACTTTAAAAATTTCTACAAGTAGGCAAAAGGATGATGGTTGGAGTGATGTAAGTTTAACTGCTTACAACATTACATTAACAAATAAAGCAGGAATATATGATAATGAAAATGGAAAAAAAACAGATTATTATCCTAATGGACAAATTAAAGCCGAATATTCCCTACTTAATGGGGAGATAAATGGGGAGATCAAGTTTTATAAACCAAATGGAAAAATTGATAAAGTAAGTACTTTAATAAATGGAATTGAAAATGGACCTTTCAAAGAATTTGATGAAGAAGGAAATCTTGTTGCAGAATATTCTATGTCTAATGGGAAAATTGAAGGTAAGTTTATTGTTTATGAGCAAGGAAAAATTTCTCACTCTTTTAATTATGAAAATGATTTAAAAAACGGTCAATACATAGAATACTATTACAATAAAGATAATGGAAACCTTCGGGGAAGGTTAATAGGTGATTATAAAAACGATAAGAAAAATGGATCTTGGAGACTTTTGGTACTTGGAGATGACATGGAGAATTTGTTAAAATTCGAGAATTTCACTGATGGAGTTTTAAATGGTGCATTCCAAAAACCTGATCGTGATAGTTTAAAAATTGGGTCCTATAAGGACAATAAATTTCATGGGGAGTATAAAGTTTATTTAGACACTAAAGGATCATTATATGGTGGAGTCTTTGAAACAGATATTTCTAAACTCACACTTGTAAAGGAGGGGTATTTTAATCATGGTCTAAAGTCTGGTAATTGGAAATATTATGATTTGGCAGGTACATTAGTAAATGAAGGTAAATATGTTAATGGAGAAAGAAGTGGAGAATGGATAGAAAGGTATAGTTATAATCTTGAAAACGAACCAATTTACTATTTTCAAAAAGGACATTATTTAAGAGGTAAAAGAGAGGGTAAATGGATTCAATTCAAAACTGAAAGTAATTTAGAGGAAATTTTTAATTACAAAAATGGAGAGCTCGATGGAGAATATCTTACTCTAAATCACTTTAGCAATAATCAACATAAGGGGATATATTCTAATGGTAAATTAAAAGAACTAAGTATATATGATAGTTTAGGTATTACATTATATACTAAGTATGAAATTTATGAAGAAAAACTGGATAGTTTTCGATGCCGAAAAACTGATTTTACAAAAGATGGGAGTATTTCACAAGTTTATTCATTAAAAAAAGATAAAGAATTTGACCACTTTTGGTTTTATTTCAATTATTTATTAACGATGAGAAATAAAGATAATAATGAGAGAAATGGATTTAAAGATGGAGAATTTAAACTGATTAATAATTTCAATCAACCTGTTATAATTGGTAATTATTATAAAAAAGATAGAATTGGTTTATGGACATTTTTCTATTATGATCAAAATGTTAAAATTGAATCTTATTTTGAGAAAGACCTAAAGATTGAGGAAAAATATTTAAAACTTAACGGAGAATTGTTTTCCGGTGACTTTACTTTTATCAATAAGGAAGATGGAATTAATGAGATAAGAAAAATAAAAGCTGGTTTAAGAAATGGGAAAACAATTTTTATTGATGTAAAATCTAACCAAACAATCAAAAAAGAGACTTATAAAGAAGGAAAACTTTTATTAGAAATGAAGTAA
- a CDS encoding AAA family ATPase, with translation MALRQTPKLPLGGDLEKMSKNFQKNHQDIAMQMVIDDVEIQSENDKKGIGLEDIYTEAEKLLNRGNEAKESKGLFTVKTATRWIEQAKTRPIPKMLFGEFWFEGELCILFADTNLGKSILAVQIGNSISRGEQIQGFKLETPKQPILYFDFELSDKQFENRYSIKFEQHYNFDNNLIRVEINPDAVIPETQTFEDFLNHSLERSITETGAKVLIIDNITYLKNETERAKDALPLMKHLKALKSKYGLSVLVLAHTPKRDNSRPISVNDIQGSKMISIFMDSCFAIGESHKDKSLRYLKQIKARQNEKVFDTENVCICQIAKPTNFLKFEFLDYGTEREHLREITEQDKGKKIIEAMELKKQGASNIEIARRFGVSEGAIRKWIKKANENEAGN, from the coding sequence ATGGCACTGAGACAAACACCCAAACTCCCATTAGGTGGCGATTTAGAGAAAATGAGTAAAAATTTCCAAAAAAATCATCAAGATATTGCGATGCAGATGGTAATTGATGATGTGGAAATCCAATCCGAAAATGATAAGAAAGGTATAGGTTTAGAGGATATCTATACTGAAGCTGAAAAACTTTTGAATCGAGGTAACGAAGCTAAAGAAAGTAAAGGGTTGTTCACCGTGAAAACAGCCACCCGTTGGATTGAGCAAGCGAAAACCCGACCTATTCCGAAAATGCTCTTTGGAGAATTTTGGTTTGAGGGCGAACTATGCATTTTGTTTGCCGACACGAATCTAGGGAAGTCTATTTTAGCCGTGCAAATTGGTAACAGCATAAGCAGGGGAGAACAGATACAGGGCTTTAAACTGGAAACACCAAAGCAACCAATTTTGTATTTTGATTTTGAGTTAAGCGACAAACAATTTGAAAATCGGTATTCAATAAAGTTTGAACAGCATTACAATTTTGATAACAACCTAATACGGGTTGAGATTAACCCCGATGCTGTAATACCCGAAACCCAAACCTTTGAGGATTTCCTCAACCATTCATTAGAACGAAGCATTACCGAAACTGGGGCAAAGGTTTTAATCATTGATAACATCACATATCTCAAAAATGAAACAGAAAGGGCTAAAGATGCATTGCCCTTAATGAAGCATTTGAAAGCATTAAAAAGTAAATATGGGCTTTCTGTTTTAGTTTTAGCACACACACCTAAAAGGGATAATTCCCGACCTATAAGCGTAAACGATATACAAGGCAGTAAAATGATTTCCATTTTTATGGATAGCTGTTTTGCCATTGGTGAAAGCCATAAAGATAAAAGTTTACGCTACTTGAAACAGATTAAAGCAAGACAAAACGAAAAGGTGTTTGATACTGAAAATGTTTGCATTTGTCAAATAGCCAAGCCAACCAATTTTTTAAAGTTTGAGTTTCTTGATTACGGAACAGAACGAGAACACTTACGGGAAATAACAGAACAGGACAAAGGAAAAAAGATTATCGAAGCAATGGAATTAAAAAAACAAGGTGCTTCAAATATTGAAATAGCTCGAAGGTTTGGCGTTTCAGAAGGCGCAATACGCAAATGGATTAAGAAAGCAAATGAAAATGAAGCAGGTAATTAA